One window from the genome of Oryza glaberrima chromosome 3, OglaRS2, whole genome shotgun sequence encodes:
- the LOC127768869 gene encoding protein STRICTOSIDINE SYNTHASE-LIKE 3-like has translation MVQGCRCEVVDACVREVRLASPYRIHQIFRFTTPRRLALAHRGDTYKARDEGQCHWRDKAGSATRREGGESEGGERRRRRLMASPAVVAFAVAVAALAAFCGTDPLRTGSMVDFPGFVPHVVELPDASEMPPHADTRERLRGAEIRFRGEVQGPESVAFDPLGRGPYTGVADGRVVRWDGARWVYFAHSSPNWTAELCGHKASPLDYLKDEHICGRALGLRFDRRTGDLYIADAYFGLLKVGPDGGLATPLATEAEGVRFNFTNDLDLDDDGNVYFTDSSIHYQRRHFMQLVFSGDPSGRLLKYDPNTKKATVLHRNIQFPNGVSMSKDGLFFVFCEGSRGRLSRYWLKGEKAGTVDLFAILPGFPDNVRTNDKGEFWVAIHCRRSIYARMVSRNVRLRKFLLSLPIPAKYHYLMQIGGKLHALIIKYSPEGEVLDILEDTTGQVVRAVSEVEEKDGKLWIGSVLMPFIAVFDYANAS, from the exons ATGGTGCAGGGATGCCGATGCGAAGTAGTTGACGCCTGTGTTCGCGAGGTGCGCCTCGCGTCGCCGTATCGTAtccatcagatattcagattcACAACcccacgccgcctcgccctcgcccacCGCGGCGACACCTACAAAGCCCGCGACGAGGGCCAATGCCATTGGCGTGACAAGGCGGGgagcgcgacgcgacgcgagggCGGAGAGagcgagggaggggagaggaggaggaggaggttgatggcgtcgccggcggtggtggcgttcgcggtggcggtggcggcgctggcggcgttCTGCGGGACGGACCCGCTGCGGACGGGGAGCATGGTGGACTTCCCGGGCTTCGTCCCCCACGTCGTCGAGCTCCCCGACGCGTCGGAGATGCCGCCCCACGCGGACACCCGCGAGCGCCTCCGCGGCGCGGAGATCCGGTTCCGCGGCGAGGTGCAGGGCCCCGAGAGCGTCGCGTTCGACCCGCTCGGCCGGGGACCCTACACcggcgtcgccgacggccgcgtCGTGCGCTGGGACGGCGCCCGCTGGGTCTACTTCGCGCACTCCTCCCCGAACTGGACCGCCGAGCTCTGCGGCCACAAGGCGTCGCCGCTCGACTACCTCAAGGACGAGCACATCTGCGGCCGCGCGCTCGGCCTCCGATTCGACCGGAGGACGGGGGACCTCTACATCGCCGACGCCTACTTCGGCCTCCTCAAGGTCGGCCCCGACGGCGGCCTCGCCACCCCGCTCGCCACCGAGGCCGAGGGCGTTCGCTTCAACTTCACCAACGAcctcgacctcgacgacgacggcaacgtCTACTTCACTGACAGCAGCATCCACTACCAGAGACG GCATTTCATGCAATTGGTTTTCTCTGGAGATCCCTCAGGGAGGCTTCTGAAATACGACCCAAACACAAAGAAAGCAACAGTTCTCCACCGCAACATTCAGTTTCCGAATGGGGTGTCCATGAGCAAGGATGGCTTGTTCTTCGTCTTCTGCGAAGGATCCCGTGGCAG ATTGAGCCGATACTGGCTGAAAGGGGAGAAGGCTGGAACCGTGGATCTTTTCGCCATCCTGCCTGGGTTTCCAGACAATGTGAGGACCAACGACAAGGGTGAATTCTGGGTAGCAATCCATTGCAGGCGCAGCATATACGCCCGAATGGTCAGTCGCAATGTCAGGCTGAGGAAGTTCTTGCTCAGCCTCCCAATCCCTGCCAAGTACCACTACCTGATGCAGATCGGCGGCAAGCTCCACGCTCTGATCATCAAGTACAGCCCCGAAGGCGAGGTGCTTGACATCTTGGAGGATACCACAGGGCAGGTGGTAAGAGCCGTTAGTGAAGTGGAGGAGAAGGATGGGAAGCTCTGGATAGGATCCGTTCTGATGCCCTTCATTGCCGTCTTCGATTACGCCAATGCATCTTAG